Proteins from one Deinococcus apachensis DSM 19763 genomic window:
- a CDS encoding DUF4279 domain-containing protein, with amino-acid sequence MVEGKIERLRLSFALLGTFDPDFVTDRLQFAPTRTAVRREGRQGIHKVAEDIWELSRTYQDHSRTNKCIDDFLDDLVVVSKKLNRLRGIV; translated from the coding sequence ATGGTCGAAGGTAAAATTGAACGGCTGCGTTTGTCCTTCGCTCTTCTGGGGACTTTCGATCCCGATTTTGTGACAGACCGTCTCCAATTCGCACCGACACGGACTGCGGTAAGACGAGAGGGTCGTCAAGGGATACATAAGGTTGCAGAAGACATTTGGGAATTAAGCAGGACCTATCAAGATCACTCTAGGACAAATAAGTGTATAGATGATTTTCTCGACGATCTGGTTGTTGTCTCCAAAAAGTTGAACAGGCTGCGAGGGATTGTATAG
- a CDS encoding MFS transporter — MTVTHSSRPAWNRDERLGILNGWLVFLGDGFLSVSVVVAGFAARLGAPNAVIGLLPAIAGGGWMLPQLLVAARVRPLAYKLPVYRSAALVRMLSYLAMVLVAATLADHPALCLTLFVLAMLTNAIASGVAGLPFLEVVSKIVPPGRRARFFGIRNLYGGLLAFGAGLVVRGVLASDLAFPLNYALIFLLGTVAYTVGYGIFGQVKEPADTPLPPGNFREELRSVPTTLADRHFRAFLTVRLLLAAASMSEPFYAVYALRDLHYPAATLGVFVMALTGAAPLSNIVWQRVAERKGSRRIIRYATFFAGLAPLAALAVGALGLPAAAYLLVFILSSVAAQGFNLGHTNHLLNLAPPDARSRYIGTLNTLVGAALFAPVLGGLLADAAGYRLLFGLSIALFAAAWWQCGKLRRDA, encoded by the coding sequence GTGACAGTTACCCACTCCTCCCGCCCGGCCTGGAACCGCGATGAACGCCTGGGCATCCTCAACGGGTGGCTGGTGTTCCTGGGCGACGGCTTCCTGAGCGTGTCGGTGGTCGTCGCGGGCTTCGCGGCGCGGCTGGGGGCACCGAATGCGGTGATCGGCCTGCTTCCGGCCATAGCGGGGGGCGGGTGGATGCTGCCGCAACTGCTGGTGGCGGCGCGGGTGCGGCCTCTGGCGTACAAACTGCCGGTCTACCGCTCAGCAGCACTCGTGCGGATGCTGAGCTACCTGGCGATGGTCCTCGTCGCGGCGACGCTGGCGGACCACCCGGCGCTGTGCCTGACTCTGTTCGTCCTGGCGATGCTGACGAACGCTATCGCCTCGGGCGTGGCGGGCCTCCCCTTCCTAGAGGTCGTGAGCAAGATCGTGCCGCCAGGGCGCCGCGCCCGCTTTTTCGGCATCCGCAACCTGTACGGCGGCCTGCTCGCCTTCGGGGCGGGGCTGGTGGTGCGCGGCGTATTGGCCTCCGACCTCGCTTTTCCCCTCAACTACGCGCTGATCTTTCTGCTGGGCACGGTCGCGTATACCGTGGGGTACGGCATTTTCGGACAGGTGAAGGAGCCAGCGGACACCCCCCTGCCCCCCGGCAACTTCCGGGAGGAGTTGCGGTCGGTGCCGACCACGCTGGCCGACCGCCACTTCCGCGCCTTCCTGACCGTGCGGCTGCTGCTCGCCGCCGCGAGCATGAGTGAGCCCTTCTATGCCGTGTACGCCCTGCGCGACCTGCATTACCCGGCGGCGACCCTGGGCGTGTTCGTGATGGCGCTGACCGGGGCCGCGCCCCTCTCAAATATCGTGTGGCAGCGGGTGGCCGAGCGCAAGGGCTCGCGGCGCATCATCCGCTACGCCACTTTTTTCGCGGGGCTGGCCCCCCTGGCGGCCCTCGCGGTGGGGGCGCTGGGGCTGCCAGCGGCAGCCTACCTGCTGGTCTTCATCCTCTCCAGCGTGGCGGCACAGGGCTTCAACCTGGGGCACACCAACCACCTGCTCAACCTCGCCCCGCCGGATGCCCGCAGCCGCTACATCGGGACGCTGAACACGCTCGTCGGCGCGGCGCTCTTCGCCCCGGTCCTGGGTGGCCTACTCGCCGACGCCGCCGGATACCGTCTGCTCTTCGGGCTCAGCATCGCCCTGTTCGCCGCCGCTTGGTGGCAGTGCGGGAAGCTGCGGCGGGACGCCTGA